CGATTCGCTGTAGGAGCGACGAAACCCATTGTATGGCAACAACTCATTTACGTCCTTCAAGGAGTAGCCGAAAGTGATTTGATCACGACCTTTAGATAGGTTGGAAAGAGAAGTTATATATATTTCAGTGTCATAACGGACTGGTTAATAAGAAGAAATCACTGGCAAGAAGGAAAATTGATGAAAATATTTGCACTATTTTAGAATTACTGGTTTTAATAGTGATTTACTTTACGTGTCTTGCATAACCTTTAGTTTTTATTACAAAGTATGTTCTACTCTATCACGCAGCCAGTGGAACATGCTCACTTGGAACCTATaatttacattttgtatttttcatATTTAGGAGTAAATCACCTGACAAATCTCCGAGTCTTTATGTTATGATACACAGCTAAAACGTTTTCCTTCTTAGGCACCTCTGTGTATAAATTTCCTCGGCGGGTGTTGTAGTTTCCTTAGCTCTAGGATGTATATATAAGATTTGCAATGGGTGtgtgcattatattcaataatagAAGCTATACGCCACCAGTGCATTTATCACCCCATTACTGTAACAAATCAAAGTTCCAATACGTGAAAGGTAAAATGAATTACCGACGTTAAGCCGTCAATAAAGTCATTTCTGTAAATGGTGTCTCAAAAGGCTGGGGCATTATTCAACCAGCTTTATCAGCAGCTTCTAAATTACGTTTAGGATCTCTCAGCGTGTAATATCGCCCTGCTTACTTTGATTAAGCGTCTTGCCAGGGAATACTGACAGTGCTTTTGACCAGATTTTATTCAGTCACATGTGATGAACGCCAAGCTGATCAGGCGGAATGAAGAGTAATTAAAACCTATAAATTATCTTTTGCAGCGCTTCTCAAGGCGTCTCTTGCAGTCGAGATAAGCCACCGATACTCCATTTACGGCATGAAAAGGACTGAATCCAACAATAGCTACGTGGCTAAATGGGATATTGATAGTGTCGTAATTAGAATTTAATTAAGTACCCAGGCTCGCTTTTGGGATAAAGATTTCAATTTTGCTaacttaaatataaataaacctTTGATTCCAAAGGAAGCTTGTTTTTGTGTGAAAAAGGCACCGTATTTAATTGCTGCTTATTGTTCGCCTACTTCGAAACAACGGTTTCATTATTTCCTACTTTTTAGAAGAATAGTGCACGATTTCAGCGGCTGCTTTGTACTCTTAACTTCTTCATATAAAAAAAGAAACTTTGAAGTGGCGGTGTTGAATATTTTGCCATTCacccttttccctttttttttgtttatagtgGCTAGCGTTTAGAATGTTTTTTCTTTAAACTTCTGGGGTCCTGTAAGTAACACTGGCAGATTTATTCAAACGAAGGAATACCTGCGGCATGGTTTGCTTAATCTATCGTTGTTCCACAATTGTTCCATTCTGAATATTCAAACGATCTAGCTTATTGTTTTGTAAAAATTGATTACTGCATATTTctatttcattaaaaaaaactcaGTGAGGAATacatctcaccccccccccacgacTTTCGAGACTAGTGTCCTTTACAATTAGATTACCCTGCTGTCATTTCGAGACTGTTACCAGCCTTAACACCATAAAACTTGCACGCTATTAATGGTAGACAATTGCTGGCAAGTTCAGTGGCAAGATCGTGTTTGTTTAATTTGGATCACTATTTCCTAACATACTTGCACGCATTTTAAAAGGCCCGGTGTATACTGACGCCGAGATTGTTGTTGTAGGACGGGGAGTAAGTATTGAATCATTGCTTAGGTACAGGTATTTCGTCGATCCCTAACAAACACATATATAATATTTATGAAGAGTTATTGTTTTAAGAGTCTTGCTtacttatatattattattagcTTCAAATTCTCTACAGGTTTAAGTGAACAGAAACCtctatataaaaagaaaaataaatgtacatTTCACTGAAAAAAACAAGGAATTCTGTCATGATATATTCTTCTGTGATAAAAGAAATATGTAAAAATGCACTCTAGCTGCAAGTTAGACATACTAAATTGCTCTGGAAGGATAAAGTGGTGTCCCATTTTGCGGGGATAATGTTTAGTTGCTTGGCTATCTTGAGTGAGCTTGTAATTTTACCTTCAGCATCCAAAAAGGAGTCAAGATACATCTTCTAACAAGTGGAAGAGACATTATATCTCACGATTCCATGACAGTCTTTCCAAGAGGGTCACTGTATTTTAACTTTACAGGTAAGCATGATCGAAAACTTAACAGAATCTTAATCTTATTTGACTAGAGCTATCAGTGTGTACAGTACCGGTACTTCACCAACACGGAAACCAGAGGGCCGGATTTATGACGATGAGGTGGAAAGTTACAACATCTGTGAAAGTCATTTTCCAATTAGCTTTACCTTGAGCGACGTAACTACATTGATAAACATATAGAGATACAGATCTATATAGTACCGTTTAAAAATACCCCTGGCGTCACATTGTTAACGGAAGTatgttttgaatcttgaattacaTTGAATTAATGAATTAAATCTGGTAGTTCTTCTGCGATGAAGCTCACAGCAAATATTGTACtcactgttttttaaaattaaaagagaaTGCTGCTTCAGTTCTGTAACGCATGTTAATATAGTGCCCAAATTTCAATTATGGAAACCTAGGAAAATAACAAGACTCTTTATAGCAGTTTCGTAAGAAACTGCTTCAAAATGCAATAATTAATCTCTGGACATCTCTCAGAAGTTTAGCTAAAACTGAAGTGTTCGTTTTCGTAtgacctttgttttttttttcacgttTGCTTATTGCAAAGACTCTGGGAAGTGGACCTGCAAGACCCAGCGGAGAACCCCCTTATTACGTCTCATCTGGGTTGGGAAGCGACGCTTGCGATTGGCCAGCGCCGCCACTGGCACTGGGAGTCCACCCCCGGGGGCCTGACGCTACGCTCGCTGATTGGCGGAGCGCACGTGCCTGCCATTCACGTGCTTCCGGTTGCTGGAAAAAGTGTCTGAGAGAGGCTGCGATTTAGGAGTTTGCAAAAGCTCGCCCTGTCAGAGAATCGCCACGGACTCCAAACAAAGATCAGTGCAGTGCCAGCTTTGCATGGCACAGTAAGGATGAAAAGTGGAGGTGAAAGCACTGAAACACCCACCATGCCAAGTACATAGTGCAGCTGTCCGTCAAAAGCGAGGGGGGGAGAAGACTGCCAAAAGACATCGAAGAAGGTGTTTGGCTTTCACCGTTTTGGATACGTCGCCGATCAAGTGGGGCAAGGATCAAGCCGGTGCAATTGACAGCTCGCAATATGGAAGAGCAAAAGGATCAAAACATTCATGTGGAGAGTAGGGAATCGAGCGAGGCGGACCGCGTTTCGCTCTCTCCGCCCTTCCAGTCGCCTCAAATACAGCCCCATCCAGCGGTGCAGCAGCCGCACAGAAACACTAACTTTTTTATTGATAATATCTTGAGGCCGGACTTTGGGTGTAAGAAGGAGCGAGACCGGGCGCAGACGTCCGGCAGGGAAAACGTCAATCCCCTCACCAGGCCGTCAAATACATCGAGTCTAAGTGCGGATTCAGATTGTAGTGACAGTTCCTCGCAGCCGTCCAAGCAGTCCCAACCAAAGCAAAACGAAGGCGATGGAACTAATTCGACAAAGTATGCAGAAAACACTGGCTCAGCGCTTATGCTTATGGGGGCTAATGCAGAACCTTTATCCAACACGGAGGGAGTCAAAACGGCAACATCTGCGACTCTAATGTGGCCTGCCTGGGTTTATTGTACAAGATATTCAGACAGACCGTCTTCTGGTAAGAAATTATAATGCCTGTAATGCAAGCAAGAAACAGTACAATCGGTCAAcaaaaaacaacttttttttttgtaaatctaCTGCAGGCAAATGgctgtttttttaaatctatgaATTCCGAAAGTAATGAGCGTAGTTTTTAACCTTATAGGGTATTTATcccatgctttttttttgtctctgaACCAAACGGCGCAATTAAAGAATGGCTTGTAACAATCCTAAAATAGAGAGGATTGTATCAGAGGTTAAACTTTTGGGTATTTCAGATCAATAATGTTTAAGTTATGTGACCTAAACAATTTTCAAACAGAACGGTGACACGAAGCACGACTTGAAGTTTTGGGCCTTGGCGTTGGTTGGTCTTTGCAGGCCGGGGAAATGAAACTATATCGTACAACATTCGCTGCAGTTTTAGCCCGTTCTTGAcgataaaattaaaataatcgaAATTTAGAGAATTGTGACATTTTTTTCTCAAAACCGGTGCTTACTGCTTCAGCGCATAGATGCTCGAAAAGATTGCTCGCCGATGTAGGTAGAATTAATTCAGTTCAGAGCCTACTCTGGCTAATAAAACTATAATTTGGTAATCATTTTAATTATGATCAACGGCCCACTCTAGATATATTTTTATTCTGTCAGTTCCCGGTTTATTTGCTAGCCGCGACAGTTATTTGATTATTATTTTGATGGTGTTGGGACCCAGTAAAGAAAAGGTAAATTCGACCTTGTTGAAATTTAATGATTTAAACTCTTCTTTAACGATTATTAATTCTTATTCATGAATATATGCTCACATTTGTCCGCTCGAAGTATAAGTAAATACTGATTTTACTGAAAATAGCAGATTGACGAATTTCTTATGGTCAGAGTAAAATCAAAAGCAGCAAAGAATCTTATCAGGGTATAAATAGCGTAATCGAGACAGACTGTTCCTCAGAAAGTCCGGAGTCGGAAAGCATCGACTAAGGAAAGATACTGGTGTCTGCTTTCGTGTGTACGTTTACTAAAGGTTTAACCGGGTGATTTATGCATTGGCCCCTGTGTGCGGCGGCCTGGCGGGATGGTTACGCTGGCGATTTGCAGGAGGCGAAGAGAAATGCCCTGTCACGGAAAGCGATCCCTGCAAACTTCTGCCTCCATGTATTGTGACTTTCAGCTAATCATGGCGCCGAGCTCCACAAACCAAGAAAAGCCAGCTTGATTGACtagttgattgattgattgagctgTCAGGCTAAACATTTGGCAAAACGTCACTTTTTAGCTTTTCAGTCAAGGAGTAAAATGATTTTATTAACATTTACCAGCGCTGTTTAGGCTCGTTGTTCGACGGGTGCGATAATTGTGAGAAATATAAAAGGTGATTTTACAGTCGTCTTAAATATTGACAGGGGGTTTTAACTGTAATCACACCAAGAAAACGCAAGACTGCTCCCAGagtgttttatgtgctgtgttttttttaacattatcCTCTGCACACACATTGCTGGTCAGTATAATCTTACATCAATGGTTGTAGGAGATGTTGTGGCAGGAACTTTGCTGTTAATCGGCAATGTTATCTAATTTGCTATATCTGGATGGTATGAAGGCAACCATTCCAGTTGAAACAACAGATTGCCCCGTCTCTGAAGgcgctgtaatattttctgtaAAATTCATACAAAAGTAGTGTATTTTGTTACATGTGACTTTGGTTCTTTTTTGAATTTTGGTAAACTTCAGTACACAGGTAATAGTGAAAATTTACAGGATCTGTTCATTTTATTTATAACATAGCTTATTTTGAGAGGGTAACAGACTGTGTACAACACACCTAGAATGTGAATTGTAAAGAACAGTAGCAGCAGCCTAGAAGTTGAACTCCCTCTCGTTCTTAATCAAGTCTATCGTAACCCACAAATTATACTTATTGTTCTTTAAAAGGCGGCGCAACTTACTCTTGTTCATTAACAGAGCTATCTGCTCGCTATTGTCCACAGGCAGACAAGTACACCTCCACCAGCATTTGAAAACAACCGAGTTAAAAGAAAATGCCTAATTTCTGCTCAAGGATGAAAAAGAATTGGGGGTGGGGAGTTCCGTCCATGGGCAATGATTCggattttcatttattttacctTTACGGAAAAGTCATGTGTGCCTTTTCACTATCTCCTAAAGAAACGCTGCCATGCTATCTTCTTCTTTGCACGCAGTTGTACATCTAGTAACCATTGGTTAGCCAATGAGACTAAAAGTGCAAACCTTTATAAGGTTAATAAATTTGTATATATCGAATGccttaaacaaaaataaatgcaccCTGCAATTCCTGCAGGACAAAGGATCAAACGTTGCTACACAAGATTCCGTACACGATTAAACATTAAATCAAATACTGATTCCCCGTGGCAGCATTGTTTTGTGGTGGGATCTGTACTTTGCGCCATTTTGTTAATTTTAAGACCATAAATATGGCCGCCTATTTAAAGGGCGGCCGTACACATTGATTTGTATGTTTAGCGGTATAGGTCTCTGAAAGGTTTGTAGGAATAGAGTTGAGAGGAAGAGTTTGAAAGCGTGACCATGTGTGTGTTTTTATTTACTGTCTCCACAGGTCCCCGAACTCGaaaactgaagaagaagaagagtgaGAAAGAAGACAAGCGGCCACGGACGGCGTTCACAGCCGAGCAGCTGCAGAGACTCAAAGCAGAATTCCAAACCAATCGTTACATCACCGAGCAGAGGCGGCAAACGTTAGCACAAGAACTCAATCTGAACGAATCCCAGATCAAAATCTGgttccagaacaagagggcaaaGATCAAGAAAGCCAGCGGCCTGAAGAACGGCTTGGCTCTCCATCTAATGGCCCAGGGACTTTATAATCATTCCACCACAACAATTCAAGACGAGAAAGAGGACAGTGACTGATATTCCGTTTTATTCTGTTGAAATAAAGGACTGTGACAGGTGCTATTTAAATTGGATCTGCGTGTATCTATATGGACTGAATTATAATACAagcattttaaaattatatataacCAAACACATTATGACGTTGTATATATTTAATTTCAGGTAAGGAGATGCCGAGAGATCCCTGCTTGACCGAGATTTTATCATTTCCGTTCTCAATGTTGTCGCTAATCGTTTTAGTCAATGTCAGGTCTAGAGATTTTATGTGAACCCGGTCTTTTCTGAACTTGTTCAGAAACATAAACAGACTACGTAATGAATCGCCGCTACATGCCAAAGATTTTACTATGTTGAGAAATGATGTAGCTTCAAATAAAGTGTAGACTGTGCCCCGTGCGCATTCTGACAAATAGTTTGGTATCGTACTCTCTTCATTCTCTGTCAGCTCTGTATTTGACCTAGAGGGCCCGCAAACGTGCGTCAAGGAAAGTGAAAGGTAGTAGTGATAACTAATGatagtaataataattaaatacatCAATTATAATTCTTGGCTCATGTGACGTTTTAAATAGGAGGGAATTCTACCCTGTAAAATGCAATGGATCTAACATCTTAAATATCTATTTCTCTAGAAGTGCGAATCTTATAGGAACATTGCATCACCTTTGATTCCTAATAGTCAGCTCGCTTCCTGAAAAATAGTCTCTTTTTTTTGAAGCGCCCTTAGACACAGTCAATGGAGGGAAATCTGATGTATGCAATGGACAGGGTGATTTTGCGGACGTGGTTTCCCTCTGATTGTTCATATTTCCGAAAAGGCGTGCATTTAGGTACTGTATGTTACCGCTAAAGTTCAGTTTGCACAGCCTTTTCATTTAGGGCATACATTTAAAACACGCGAAGGAGCTaacagaattttttttctgtatttaagaCTAACATTAATTACATTTCAATTCCTGAAACAAATTAGTTCACAATTAATGAAGCACGTTTAGCGGTTATACGATCGTGTTTGTTTTGCACACAAATTACACCTAAatatttacaaacaagagaaaatctgcagatgctggaaatctgtgtGTTGCCAAAATATTTACTTCCGACAgaaaaattacatttaaaaaaaacatttgtgcCCCTCTTTTCTAATCGGTATAAACAGGACTACTAACCCCCAAAGAGCGCCCAAAAAGAAAGAGCAATAAGGAATGATATAATTGGAATCATCCATATGATTCGTGTGAAGATGACTTTTTGGATTAATACAGGTTGTTATTTTTCAATCATTGTGAGCTGCCTCTTAATTAAACAACGATATAAAATATTCGATCCAAACTTCaggccagctaagagtcttttggCGACGTGTCGCTTGCATTGAGTCTGATGTTAGTTCCTAACTCTTATCATCTCATAGATTCCACATCACCGGTCCTTAGATGAGCGAAATAGCGAACTATTTACTACGTGGTGACGTGGTCAACATAGCAAATAAACAGGAAGGTCCCCTCTGTTAATTATGTGTAGCCAAAATTGAccgatttttaaaaatacagtacAGCGATCAGGGGAAATGCTAAAAGAACCATAATCGCGTGCTTACTAGACAGAAATTGATCAAATCTGATTCCCTTACTACAAGACAAAAGCAATAGCGTTGCTAGTTAACAACTGGAGAATGCTGAAAGACTGAAAAAGGAGAGCGAATATTGAAAATAAATAGTACACTATTTCGAAATGTTACTTACCTGGGCGATGTTACATTATGATTCAGTAATCACTATGATAAATAATAGTATTGGTTTCTACAAATTTCAACATTATTGATTCACTAACGAAACGAGCGATTTTTGCATTATTTCACACAGTCTATGTCAGAAAATACTTTATGGacatgaaaatctgaaataaatatgcaaaaatgCATTACCATCTAATATACAAACACGTAGATTGAAAATTGTAATGACCACGGTAAAATAAACAGTTATACCTTATCCGTCAGAGAAAAAAAACGTGTCTTTGTTATTTAAACTCTGGTATAAACAACTAAAATAGAAAGATGAATACAATTCAGTTCAGAAGAAAATTGTTTATACAATTGCATCCCCATTACTATTAGATTTCTGAAGCTAATATCGACAACTGTAAAGATTCTTTCATAGACTCATATTTTCTTAATCTATagtacaaatacaaagaaaatgtTCTACCCAAATCTGTTTAAATTATCCCCAATAATTTCAGCCAAAAGTCGCAACCTTCCGAGAACGTAAATGTTCAAGAGGAAGGGCGAATTGACAGTGTACTCACGGCAAAGGTGTACGGTATCTTGCTGACTTGCAGCTCACGGAAATTACAATTAGCAAACTAGCCCGACACCTGTGGAATAGAGGTGCGGTGTCCTGAAATATAACTTTCTTGTCTTGTTGGGGGGAATAATTGCTCTCTTCGATATTTGCGACCAACAGTGAAAAGTAAAGTGGGGGGGGGCGTAATAAATTGTATTAGATTGTACAGTATTTGATTTATTTTAGTTCGCGGAGAATATATAGTATCAAGCTAACATCATGTTTTTGGCTGGATACACAGCCTGTTTCCTGAAGGATAGGAAAACAAAGACATTCGTCATATTTCGTGCATATTTTCTGATTTGCAGGAATTGCTCCTTTGAAGCATTCCCAGCGAGTGGGTGACGCATTGCTGAGCGTGCAATCTGCCGCTTCAACGCAATCCTTAAAAAAACATGCTGCAAGGAATTGACAGATTCAGCCAATAAATACTTTAGTTCCTATTTAAAAGCAGTTCCATTATCCGAGAATTCAATTCATATGTTATGGGAACATTGGCCGGAATAAAAAGAGACCTTTCGCTGGAATTCATCTCTGTAGATGCATACACGAGGCAATTCGAATCAGCGCCCTCTAGCTTTCAAATTCTGGGCCACGAGCAGTGTAGCATATTTTCTCAATCCCACTTAATAATGCATACTAACTTTGAGCTGTTCAGTTATTGCAAATAAACAAAACATTATGCTAATCAACAATTCAGTACAAAGTCTAACACTTAGAACAGATGTTGCAAATTGTCTTGTTTTCGTCATTTTCTCTTTGTTTATACACGAATGAAGTTTTTTTTCTCGCAAATTTGAGCTTTAAATCTATGTAGTGTACATTAAAAAATAGACTATCTAAAATTTAAGGGCATTTAAATATTTTTCTGAATTTTAACGGGAACGGTCGACGATTTCCAAGGAAGGAAATTAAAAGTGTTAACACGTGTCCCCTTTCGCAAGAGCTTCAGATATTATGAAATGGACAATGTTCCATTAAAAGAGAAATGTGTGAAGTTCTGTCCACATTTTGATTAGTTCGCAGTCTATTTGTTTCACTATTAAGACAAGctaaagaaaaggaagaaagaaggtTCAGGGTAAGGGAGTTTACGACAATGAATTTGTCAAAGAAGCTCACGTGCACTATGCCGGCTATCATTTATTTCAAAAAGATTAAACGTACAAGAGTTGATCCAATTCTTTATTTATGTAAAAAGACACAAGGTCTTAATTCACTTTTAATATTTTCCAATGAGTACTTTTAAGGGAATCTTGACAATTAAAACCATACATACTGTACGTTTTCAATACTCTTgtcataaagcaaaaaaaaactcctgTTCCGTGACAGATTGGTAAAGTAAACCTTAAATAAAGTAGGCTGGAATATAAAGTGGAAAGTGGATACTGGTCTCCTAACGCGTTGAAGAAATCATAATAAACCTGGTTAGTATAGTAAAATCTGAACAGTGACACTTAGTTACGATGGTATAATTTGTAGGTTTATGTGGAGAACCACGGTGCAAAATATGTAAGATTTATTTAATATCGTACTGAAATAAATAATTGTATTTTCAACTGGCTCTAGCTACATCATCCGTACAAACTGAATGGCATCTCCTATGGAATGTCTTAGCGAATATTACAACGAAACTGAAGTTGTCAAATAACATTCTATTAGGTACTAACCCGTTTTCAGCTGCATGCTTAGTCTGAATAATACAAATTCGTCCACTTATATGGAGGATGTTCAAGGAGAAAATAAAGTTACATAGCTCAGGATGCATCCTTGCAGCTTTCAGTCCTGAAAGCCGGACTAGTTTAATGTTGTGGGCGGCATTGGTGTTAACTGGCAGTTTGAATATTAATACACGTTATGATTTGCAGCTATGCATAGTTATGATCAGTATCATAAATATGAGAATCGATATGCCCGAAAACATTCTGCTAGCATCTGTCCACAGATTTTTAACACATGCGCAGATCTATTATTGAGGGGAAACAAATTAAATCACAGCTAGTACACTACAAACTCTGCAATTCAACTCTTCCGTCAAGATTATGTTCGTATGCGGCCAAGATAACCTTTGGAATTATATTCATATTATGTATTATATATAAAAGATATATATAATAGacggatggatggatagatacaCCCATACTGTATACTGTAGGccatatatatattgtttgatactTAATGTCAATATTCCTAAGGATATTAATGTGAAATCTCGAGGTTAATAATTTATAAATTCTTTGATAGTaagtatactttgaatctttgaataattATATCACAGTGTGGAGATTGAATATCTAATACACAGCGTGTGTAGTTATTTCCGTCTACTGGCAAGTATCTTTAGTTAACATGCCAGTTCCACTTTTAAAAGCCGCTCTGGAGGGTCCAATCTTATGtcttctgtcagtcaccttgtcgTTTGTGGCCCTTTTCCGGACTAACACTAGACGCGAGGAGGGGGCGGGAGCGGCTGCTTTCCTTTTGGGGGTCAAAGAGCAGATTCTGGACAACTAGGACGCATTAAAAGAACACACAATGTCTGACGGTTATTTGTCCAATAAGAATATTTGGTTGGTGGTACTGTTAAAACCAGATCAGAGTTAAATAAGCAGTGGAAAACTGAACACGGTAATTTATGGCTTACATATTTTATTTCTGGTTTTACAAgaacaataataaaccgattggACATATCTGGAGAGCAGCGCGTGAATACATACATCCATACTGGTGGGAAAATGAACTTTTGTTTGATTATTATATAATAATCAGGTTCCTGAGCATCCTTCCTAACAATTATTGAAAAGAAATTTCCGATCTCCTAATTCTGATTACTTCAGATTCCAACGTAATCTAGAACACTTATATATTTATAGTTTGATATTTTTCCACGTCAGAAAAGCTTTTCGAGATATGCAAAATATTCTGGGCGAATCAAAGTTACCTCGACAAAGGTTGTTCTAAGTAATATGACTCGTGCAAACAGACGCTTGGTTTTCGTGCAGGACACACCAGCAACTAAGCTTTTGCTATTAGAAGCGAAGAACTCTTCCCTACGTTGAATGGATGACTTCATGTCACATATTATAAACTTTACACCAATAATACCTAAAAACCAAGGTGAACAAAATATTAGCTATTTTATAGCACGTAAAGGTTGCGAAGCAAGCTGTACTGTTAATAACGCTCTTGCTTCCACCTATtctttcaattaaaaaaaacatttctggaAGTCAAATATATGCAGACACGATTGAAACTAAAAGCTGAGGGAATTCCGCCATCGTATCGAAATATTTTCAATTGGTACTTCCGATTTTCCGAGTTTTCCGAGACTGCCGTTTACTTTATTTTCCGCGAATTGTATATACCGAGCGCGTTTTTTTTTGCCAAGTCATCATTTCATGCAGTGACGGGGTTTTACGTA
This genomic stretch from Mobula hypostoma chromosome 6, sMobHyp1.1, whole genome shotgun sequence harbors:
- the en1a gene encoding homeobox protein engrailed-1a; this encodes MEEQKDQNIHVESRESSEADRVSLSPPFQSPQIQPHPAVQQPHRNTNFFIDNILRPDFGCKKERDRAQTSGRENVNPLTRPSNTSSLSADSDCSDSSSQPSKQSQPKQNEGDGTNSTKYAENTGSALMLMGANAEPLSNTEGVKTATSATLMWPAWVYCTRYSDRPSSGPRTRKLKKKKSEKEDKRPRTAFTAEQLQRLKAEFQTNRYITEQRRQTLAQELNLNESQIKIWFQNKRAKIKKASGLKNGLALHLMAQGLYNHSTTTIQDEKEDSD